The proteins below are encoded in one region of Eulemur rufifrons isolate Redbay chromosome 2, OSU_ERuf_1, whole genome shotgun sequence:
- the CHRM5 gene encoding muscarinic acetylcholine receptor M5, with protein sequence MEGESYHNVTTVNGTPVNHQPLERHGLWEVITIAAVTAVVSLITIVGNVLVMISFKVNSQLKTVNNYYLLSLACADLIIGIFSMNLYTTYILMGRWALGSLACDLWLALDYVVSNASVMNLLVISFDRYFSITRPLTYRAKRTPKRAGVMIGLAWLISFILWAPAILCWQYLVGKRTVPPDECQIQFLSEPTITFGTAIAAFYIPVSVMTILYCRIYRETEKRTKDLADLQGSDSVADAEKRKPAHRALLRSCLSCPRPALAQRERNQASWSSSHRSTSTPGKPSQGTGPRTDWAKAEQLTTCSSYPSSEDEDKPTADPVFQVVYKSQAKESPRDEFSAEETKETFVKAQTEQNDYDTPKYFLSPAAAHRPKSQKCVAYKFRLVVKADGTQETSNGCHKVKIMPCSFPVAKDPSTKGLDPNLSHQMTKRKRMVLVKERKAARTLSAILLAFIITWTPYNIMVLVSTFCDECVPVTLWHLGYWLCYVNSTVNPICYALCNRTFRKTFKMLLLCRWKKKKVEEKLYWQGNSKLP encoded by the coding sequence ATCACCAGCCTTTGGAACGCCACGGGTTGTGGGAAGTCATCACTATTGCGGCCGTGACTGCCGTGGTGAGCCTGATCACCATCGTGGGCAACGTCTTGGTCATGATCTCCTTCAAAGTCAACAGTCAGCTGAAGACAGTTAACAACTATTACCTGCTCAGCTTAGCCTGTGCAGACCTCATCATTGGCATCTTCTCCATGAACCTCTACACAACCTACATCCTCATGGGACGCTGGGCTCTCGGGAGCCTGGCCTGCGACCTTTGGCTTGCACTGGATTATGTGGTCAGCAATGCTTCTGTCATGAACCTCCTGGTGATCAGTTTTGACCGTTACTTTTCCATCACAAGACCCCTGACATACCGGGCCAAGCGCACCCCAAAGAGGGCTGGCGTCATGATCGGCCTGGCCTGGCTGATCTCCTTCATCCTCTGGGCCCCAGCAATCCTCTGCTGGCAGTACTTGGTGGGGAAGCGGACGGTCCCACCAGACGAGTGCCAGATCCAGTTCCTCTCTGAGCCCACCATCACCTTCGGCACTGCCATCGCTGCCTTCTACATCCCTGTTTCTGTCATGACCATCCTCTACTGCCGAATCTACCGGGAAACAGAGAAGCGAACCAAAGACCTGGCTGACCTCCAGGGCTCTGACTCCGTGGCCGACGCTGAGAAGAGAAAGCCGGCTCACAGGGCTCTGCTCAgatcctgcctcagctgccctcGACCCGCGCTGGCCCAGAGGGAAAGGAACCAGGCCTCCTGGTCGTCCTCCCACAGGAGCACCTCCACCCCTGGAAAGCCATCCCAAGGCACTGGCCCAAGAACCGACTGGGCCAAAGCTGAGCAGCTCACTACCTGTAGCAGCTACCCCTCCTCAGAGGATGAGGACAAGCCCACCGCTGACCCTGTCTTCCAAGTGGTCTACAAGAGTCAGGCCAAGGAAAGCCCAAGGGATGAATTCAGTGCTGAAGAGACCAAGGAAACTTTTGTGAAAGCTCAGACTGAACAAAATGACTATGACACTCCAAAATACTTCCTGTCTCCAGCTGCTGCTCATAGACCCAAGAGTCAGAAATGTGTGGCCTATAAATTCCGATTGGTGGTAAAAGCTGATGGGACCCAGGAGACCAGCAATGGCTGTCACAAAGTGAAAATCATGCCCTGCTCCTTCCCAGTGGCCAAGGACCCTTCAACAAAAGGCCTCGATCCCAACCTCAGCCATCAAATGACGAAACGGAAGAGAATGGTCCTAGTCAAAGAGAGGAAAGCAGCCCGGACCTTGAGTGCCATTCTCCTGGCCTTCATCATCACGTGGACCCCTTATAACATCATGGTCCTAGTTTCCACCTTCTGTGACGAGTGTGTCCCAGTCACCCTGTGGCACTTGGGCTATTGGTTGTGTTATGTCAATAGCACTGTCAACCCCATCTGCTATGCCCTCTGCAACAGAACCTTCAGGAAGACCTTTAAGATGCTGCTTCTCTGccgatggaaaaagaaaaaagtggaagaGAAGTTGTACTGGCAAGGGAACAGCAAGCTACCCTGA